The Anabrus simplex isolate iqAnaSimp1 chromosome 5, ASM4041472v1, whole genome shotgun sequence sequence actcccaaagtgattaattaatgactgatagatgctatgaaatgagaatggagtgtgttgctggaatgaaagatgacagggaaaaccggagtatccggagaaaaacctgtcccgcctccgctttgtccagcacaagtctcacatggagtgaccgggatttgaaccacggtatcaagcggaGAGGGGCCGATGCGCTGCTCCTAGATGAAGAATAATGAATTGAAATGCAGGATCGGTAAATGCTACTGTAAACAGATTattttaaccatggcagaagtgagttgttAAAACGGGAGGGTACTTCAGACCTTTAAGTACGGAATACCTGGCAGCCCTATGTGTGAGTACTCTCAGCATGGACACGGACTCCATCAGTCGCTTGAAAGTCACACATATGTTACACAATCTGAGGGGCACAGCCCCTGGCTGGTAGAGAACACTGGCTTCTCCATGTACTTTAGGTGCAGTACCATGTGGCAATATTCTACTTTCAAGTGCAGGCCTGAGTACCACTGTGCTTCAGCTAAGGTGTCCAAGACATTGTCTACTCAGGGTAATGGAAAGTAGTCCTCCTTGGTAATGTCATTTAACTTCCAATAATGGATACAGAGGCAGAGCTCACTGTTCTTCTTTGCCAACTACAGGAGatgaccatagactgttggtttcTTTGATTACCCCAGGATGTTTTGTGTCACTCAGCATCTGATCACTCTCTGTCTTcttttctccccctgtgggtgggggcagtagaataacacccatggtattccctgcttgtcataagaggcaactaaaacgggtctcaggggctcttaacttgtgagTGTGGATTAGTGACCATGGGttcttagctgagtcgtggcattgcttccacttatttgtgccaggctcctcactttcatctatctaatctgacctcccttggtcatctctcgttcttttctgatccctatggtcttagagcattcgaggcctagggagtctttcattttcaagcccattgtggaacttttctttctttggctgatacttcatttttggaagtgttggaTCCCCtctgtttttccctctgattaatgttagtggttgcccagatgtactttctcttaaaacaataattactgccACCTTTTGTCTTTTTTTGCCAGAAGTACCTGACATGGTGGTTGAGAGATAAGGATTGTGTCGTCGGTGTTAAAGAGATGGAATGCCCTGTCAGTTTTCCTGTAGTCACCTCCAGTTATCGTAAATATGTCTTGGAACATCACTATCGGCCTTTTGAGCTCCTCAAACTGATCTGTCTCTAGATCACCTTCTGGACTTGTTGTCTGTCTCCCTAGTTTCAGGTGCCTGAGTATTCTTGTCATCTGCTGGTACCACGCAATCGACCAGTTCATATGTTCCGAACTCGGTCCTGCTGGGTATCTGTTGATTCCATGACATCAAATGAAGAATTCGTCCTGGCACACAGCTTCATACTGGCATGAGCATCTTGGTCAGGCAAAGCCCAAATTCAGTAGCTGTCAGTTTAGGTTCCAGTACTCTGTTGTCCTCCTCAGGAGATCCCTCTTGTTGTGTCGTCACCACCTCCTCACTATGAGCCAGTATCACTTCCTTGTTGGGTAGCATTACCCTCACTACTCAGAGGCATGTTCTAGAGCATCAGAATATAACTTCTTGATAACACAGCCATAGTACACATTGTTCCATTTCGGCGGCCTCTTCATAAGCACGAAGCGTGTCCCAGGATGACTTCATTGATGATATTCGCAATAAAGGCCCAAATCCTTAGATTTCTCAGCCCCTAAGTCAGATCCAGTAGTGTCTCTTTCAGGACTGGTATGGTGTCTCTTGAAGCCATCCTAGCATATAAGGGCAGATTAGCTCCCTCTCTGTCTGCGCCTTGGCGATGTCCAGCCTAACCATCCATGATCACATTGTCGTCGCTCCTCTCAGTGGCTACATTCAACGAGAAGCAAagggatgatatagatgttgattcccaaagggaacctgaaatatttgctccaaatgagtaaatttataataccaatatagttggtttgttattggacattataaattttccagctaactcattcctggttgccagtgtttcgtcccagtgtgctaagttgggctcatcagcacacctaccaaggtgcatggctagtgcataccatggagaccaaccgatgagtccaacttagcacactgggactgGGCCTGTCCTTAAATTAAGAAGTAGCTTTTACTACCATGATAAGAGGTGAAGATTGCATCTAAAACGTCACTTCATTTACTTTGCTACGTCTTTATTTGATTTATCTCACTACAAGCATTCACAATCCAATTACTTCTTAAAATGTAAAAATGTTCACCCTGTTCAAATCTTGAGCTTTATTTGGCATTCACCATTCTCACCTCTCTTGACTAcagtgctaattttcataccatactgccAACATTCCCATTCAATTTCCAACAAGCTACACTGAAATATATGTAACAGattatgtcagtgttttccgggcttgtaggctgtggtccagtAGCATGTGATGGTCCATGGCCTACAAGCCCAAAAAACACTGACGTGATTTGTAGCACCGGCtctgaaagcctcaattgctatatgtAACAGAATTGAACAAAACATCCAAGTCGTCTGTAAAACCCAAATTGCCTGACTGAATTCCACCCTACCAGTAACTTATGTCTGATAGATTGTTAGCCCAAGAGCTgagtggatcctcaaatagcaccacgaacGGTTATGTGGTtatacttgacttatttcctgtatctcctaagtggagggCATCATGTGGTTATAGGAAAACTGCAAAAACCTATGGCAGTGCCACAATGACGTGTGctaagatgaggagtgaggaagtttttCTCAGtgcgccagaaagtgctattgcagcaccactgaCCCTAcaagtaacacctttcataactctTGGATGCACTAGTAATGCTCTGAATGTTTCTGCTGCTCAGCACCACTCAAACCTCTGTAGCATCCATAttctcacagccatggatgagactgagactttggTGGAAGATAGATTCTTTTTTGTtttggcctatgccaagagacagatgcacaagtactgcatccatcaataaaTGGCTACAGGCAGACCTGCAAACATATGCCCTTAATAAATGATTCTTTATGAACAATATTGTAAAAGATTCTCACTTCAGCATGATATTTTAAAAACATACATTTCAGCATACAGTACTGGTACTTGATACCTTCATATCCAAGTGCAGATAGCATCTTTCTCCTTAGTACTCTGTCATTTATGACTTCTCTAGGTCTACCAAAACCTACATTTTACTGTCTATTTTCCATGTATTATTTTTCATTTACTTGGCACATAACTGAGAAATCTGACCCTGTCTGCACGTTTTTGTTCTTAAGACACACTGGTTTCCATCTATCATTCTAGCTGTGGTTCTAGGTACTCTCCACCATATTCTCAACTTGAATTTATGTTGTGTAAGAGGCCTTGACATTTAATAGGAAGACACTTTGGGGCTGATAATGTTGTTTTGCCCCTTAAATAGAGTGACCTCAAAGTATGATTTTAGTTAACTAataatctttaaatcactataacaatgatttattattaaatagtatcctccttattcaatacattatggtataatgtgaatttaaaaaacaaatttcacatttgtcacattTATACAGGTTTCGATCTTAATTGGACCATCGTCAGTAGGCTGCTAAAAATTGAAGTGTGTCatagttaaaaacattaaaattgaagaaagaatgatgttgtgaatgttaaaatgtttttattttaaaaaaagtttatATTCTTAATAAGTCATGTTAAAATCTTTAGTTTGCATTGTTATCCACTTGTCATAATATCCTCTTGGTGTTTCATTATTTAAAAGTCTGCTAATTGGACTAGGCGGTATCTGATCATTAATTTATGTTTTGTGATTTGGTTTGGCCtgaatgaaaaatataataaaataagtaaataattataataaacttATCTTTGTGATACTTACTGAAATGTGAAATAATTTTACAGTAAATTTGTACATGTAACATAATGATTGTATGACGGACAGTCCATGTTACGCAGTATCATGAACAAAAGATCTAGATAGTGCCCTCACACCCTCACAAAATGAACAGAAATTGCTAAATCTGATTGTTTTCTAGTGCTTATGACATTTAAATAGTGTAAGTATACTTTTTGTAAAAGAACTATGCATTACATTATTAACAGGAACATTTGCTTCACATTCATGTTAAAACTTTAGATTGTGACATAAACCAGTCAGTCTTCACGCTAAGCAATCAACATAGCTTTATGTATGACTTCGCTTGATACACCTCTTATTGACCTGTATGATGAGAAAGAGACATACCACATTGATCTAATATATAGACATTGTAAAATTGCATACACATAATTTTAGTAATATTTAATTATCAAATGGGCTTCTGCTAAGGCACGAGGCTTTTTATTCCTTTCTCTTGAACCGTTGTATTTGTCACTTTCTCTGTTTTATTTACTTGGCATAAACCCAAAAGATTAATAGTGGATGTCCAATATTTtgagccattaacattattaatacaTCAGTAAGCACTGAAATGAGTCTTTTACAGAAAAAGTGTATACATTGGCCTTAGTATAAGTAAAATACTTTACCATAATATATAGTAGAAGTATCTTTTCTAATTGGTATCTTTTGCATATTATTTACAGAATGTCATTGGTGAAGTGTATGAGGTTGATCAGCCAATGTTGGAACAACTTGATATCCTGGAAGACCATCCTAATTTCTATGTTAGACGAATTGAGGATGTTAGAGTAATGGATAATAAAGAAGGGCTTGTCATCAACTGTTGGATCTATTTCCTTCAAAACTTCAAACCTGGGATGTTGAAACAAGAACTGTTTAAAGAATATAGCTCATCTGGACCTCATGGCCTAAAATATTTAGAAAGGTACTTGCGTGATCCATCGTTTAATATCATACAAGAGGTCCGGTCTGATTGAAAGTCTTTGACACATAACCAAGTGTTTTGAAAATTATACATTCTGTACATGGCATGCTATTATCAAATCGTAGTTTTGTGCAAGTGAGTTTTCTGTGaggaccaagcaagttggctacatGGTACTGGCTGAGAAGCTGtaagcttccattcaggagatagtgggtggtTCAAACCCGACCAttgacagcgctgaagatggttttccacaggtttcccatttttacaacaggcagatgttgaggccatagccacttccttcccaatctttgccttttcctattccattgtctaCTCGCAAAAAATAGATGAAAGCTTTGTAAAAGGCAGCATAATTGTTCATCCACTGGGGTGCCTAGAAATAAAGGAGTTTGGAAAGTGAAAATTTGTTGTAAATTCTAGTATATAAAATGTATGTGAGTTAATGAGATGTTACAGCACTAGTAATAAGTACATAAAAGCTTTGTAAGAGGTGAGATCATTCTTCCACTGGGGTATCTAGAAATAAAGAAGTTTTGAATGTGGGAATATGTTGCAAATTCTAATAGATAAAATGGATTTGATTTATAACATTTGTATTACATAAATATATGATTTACTTCAGTATATATATTAACCGATTTAAAGTGATTATTCTGCTAAGTGTGCAATATACCATTGTTTGCAATAATTAAGTCACAATAATCAATCACAATTCTTTCTTTTTAGCACCTGGTATGGCTCAACCACGGTTGAGAAGTGAAGTGGGTTAAAGCCGACTCATGGTCATCccagaagtagttttccatggcttcccatatAGGATGATGATTataatttttataacattaatttttCTTATGAAGAAGTGTATgtcacaatttgtcctcttaattttatatgtacattttacaatttttcctacttttaagaacttcattcaagcttatttgtctactaatttcattccaagcTATTTCTACACTGACAGCTCAAACATTCTACTTAGTCAAGCTGTTCATCTCCTTACTTTGATATCTTCCCAGCCCATggtttccaacatttttgtaactccaCTCTTTATGTTGGatatcaccctgaacaaatcatgctgctttcctttgaatctcttccagttctcgtatcaagtaattcccatgtactagaaccatactctaactggggtcttaccactgacttatacatcctctcctttacatccttactgcaactcctaaatactctcatagccatatgaagagatctgtaacctttatttacaatcctatccaGTGAAGATCTTTCTGTATATTAACACATACAGTTATTGCCGTGAGTTTATGTAATTGAAACTTAGAGGgcatttcctctttgtgaaacagaacaacctgactttttacagtgtttaccatcatatcattgtctgatgtccatctcacaaatcTCTCCAGGATTTTTTAcagtctctcacaatcctgtaaattatttattgcttcatacagtataacatcgtctACAGAAAGCCTTAgctgtgattccagttccttacttgTAGCATTTATAAAGAAAacacagaggtccaataatactgctttgtggGCAACCCCCCTACCTCCCCTGCCTTTTAATAATTACACAATCAGATAATGCTTCTTGAAGCTTTATTGTCTAGAAatttagctacccattcagtcacttttttgctTATTCTATTAGCCCTCATTTTTATCACTAATCTTCTATGATCCATTTGACCTGAtgaatctaaaatacctgctatatcttgctggaatcctacaagttaagcctaaacctgaactgccttctaacaaaccaATTAGTAAATTTTCAaaagtgtctaatataatcagaaataatgctttccaagACCTTACATGTTACACTGGTCTGTAATTATCTGCTCTGTGTTTATcaccttgtacactggggctactatttcaactccccattcatttggtatagcttcttcatgcaaacagtaatcaataTGTACTTCAGATGTGGTGCTATATCCTAATCTATTGCTTATTGCCTATACCCAAAAATCTTCTCAATTCTagctgcctttctagttttcaactcttgtattttttgtaaatatctttgttatcataagtaaattttagtACTTTGTTACTATTAGTCACCCCCTCTCTGCATGTTatcttatatccaactatctttacataatgctgactaaataattctgccttttgtaAATCCTCATATATGCACTTCCCCTTGGTTAtttataattcctggaatgtccttcctggaacccatttctgcctgaaagtacctatacattcccttccatttttcactcaaacCCATAGGACTGCCAATTATGCCTGACATCATGtcatccttaactgacttcttcactaaattcaatttcctagcaagttccttcaattttttcttaatttcacaacttttcctaactctatttcttttcagcctgcacttcctccttaatctctttatttctctgttataaaacagtggatctttaccatttcttaccctctttaaaggtacatacctgttttcacactcctcaacaattgctttaaacccatcccatgtttatatttaccattttccagcattCATAATTACGTTTTCTAAACTCCCTTGTGTCTTCCTTATCAATCACATGgttgcctaatattcctacttctACAAActtcctttatatcacatttatttttaactacagcaaaaacagctttgtgatcacttataccatctatcacttctgtTTCCGtgtagagctcacctggttttatcagcaccacatccagaatattcttccctgtaaTTGGTTCTATCACTCTCCTTTCCAGATAAACTTATTTATCAATTGTTGGTCAACCAGTTACtactgagctgcatttagggcaggcgcccaggtggcagattccctatctcttgttttcctagccgtttcttaaatgatttcaaagaaattggaaatttattgaacatttcccttggtaagttattccaatccctaactccccttcctataaacaaatatttgctccagtttgtcctcttgaattccaactttatcttcatactgtgatctttctttcttttaaagacactgctcaaacttattcgtctactaatgtcattccacgccatctctccactgacagctcggaacactcctttttccctagtcttcccagcccaaattttgcaacatttttgtaacatgcTTTCTGTCATCTGCATTACcatcccagttaacatttggtcaATTTAGGTCACTCGCTACAATTACGTTGCTTTCAGTGTCATTTCTCACATAGCcaattatcttataaaataattctgtgcCAGTGTCACCCTTTCTATGTCTGgaaaccccaaaaacatcaagtacCAGGCGcgtacggttagagtcgcgcagttttgagctggcatccaggagatagtgggttcgaatcccactgttggcagccctgaagatggttttccattttcacaccggaaatgtacgttaattaaggccacggccgcttctttcccactcctaggccttccctatctcatcgtcgccataagacctatctgtgtcggtgtgatgtaaagcaaatagcaaaaaaaatatacccatcaagttgcctgttatctttacaGTTGAGCTTTACACCTTCAAtctcatgtttctcatccttaactctttcatagcttacaagttcttctttcatcagaatgaaatCTCCCCTCAGAATGAATACTCACCCTCCTTTCGAATCTATCCTTTCTCTTCGATAAACACTCCAgttgttacaattcttgtttttattttccacttaattcaatacataaaaatatttGTTGTCTCTAggaggacattttattacaatataacaataacagggacatgtttcgctcattatatcgagcatcttcagcctcatTTGAACAAATATCTCAAGGTTAAGTCTTTACATTGAACCTTCTTATAATTAATTTGTTCATTAAAATTGTTTTACACCATTAAAATATTACCACTAGTTAACACATAAATTaaaagaattaacaaattaaaatatagctgTGATGGACTAGATACTGATCACAGTTTACTGATGTCCAAATCATAGTAATGTTCTAAACATCtgtaaaatttggctaaaaatcttGTTAATTCCCAGTTTTGGTGCTAAGTTATTTTTCTAAGTATAAATGTCCTATTTGAAATTAATGATGTTAGAggatttattttattaaaagatTGTGCAATGAAGGTTTCTGGTATGCTGGAAACATCATACTAGTAGTGCTCACCGGTTCTCGCCTAGTTTGTCAACCTATTTTTACACTGATCTGTTTGTTATTGAAGCGTGGTTAAACGGGAGACCAATAAATGTTGCTTAGTTTCTGGTGTGTTGTTTTACTGCAACATTTGTGGATAAATGTGTCTGTAacaaaataatattatgagtgtGTTGTTTGTAGTTGTTTGTTGTTATGAAAAATTCTTGTGGTTGGAATTTTACTTACCCCTTTATTCATGCTTTAGTGCCGAGCTTTGCTTTTTGGAGTACTGAGACTATTTGTTATCGTGTTTTTAATTCTTGTGTTATATGAATGGGGTGGGTGTGGTGGACAGCGAGTCGGAGGCGTAGGGGAAGAAACTGTTGGCGGAGCATTAGGCTCTGGTGTAACGTGGAGGGTGAGTAGGGGGCGTAGGGGAAGGAACTGTGGGCAGGGTGTTGAATACGATCTACATTGTAGTGGGGGGTCTCTATATGCTATCGAGGTGGGATTTGTGTTTGTTAACGTGTTGGAAGGTTTATaattgaatattttgaagattttactaTTTTCTGATTTGAGAACTTGTAGCAATTGTAGCAGTTGCTCTATTAACGGGCTTTTTATTTTGATTGCATCATTTAGgtttttttttccttattgaaatactgatccaaatatatataaatgttttcATACTTGGTCATTAACTTCCCTTTCTTGATCCTTTTTATTATTTTGAGGTCCCTGTCTATtgtacttttttttctatttgctttacatcacactgacatagataggtgttatggcaacactgggataggaaaggcttaggaataggaaggtagtggccgtggccttaattaaggtactgtaccctatagggcataaacaacactgcaaggtcgatcttaccttcttacctgttatttgatgaatgcgccagcccaactgcagtcggcaggaaaaggTCATTTACAGGGTTCTTGCGAACGaaagtagggagataaaaaaaaatttgttctatacgtatgcttacgaaatgaggaacacaaacgcatttactaacattttgagccaaagttgtgtattcttaaaccaacattttcttttcttttatattacaattgattgcactaatagtgctaaaatggatgccccaaaggctcacatcataaatccagagataaacataaaaaaaaaatatacactagctggttgatgtcgtgcggaagtcgataagtgaaccaaggaaacaaatgtgtccttacacggaacagcatcgctgtacctacaaataaagtatatgatgccagggtgagaaattgtcctgcagaaataaagccactaaaaggttcccacacatatttgggaaaatgcatacaacaaaatagtaagtttgaacctacaactacaggcatatcctttctaatctcgcatgaaatatatattttatggatatgaaccaaggtccattaaaacaaacgttatatttacaaaatgtactgattaagctaattttcttagtgcccagtttctacctaacgcaccacaatttacaaacaaaataaagaaagtaagagagaaagaaagaatgaatgaatgaaaccgccgTCGCATGCCTGTCTCACCTGTGAGAAGGAATTCCTCACACCCCCGTctatttaaaaatggctgcgaggctccctgctgtgcaggcaggggaaacgacctccaagtcttGGCCGTGAAACACACCCTcaccacaaacaaaaataaaaacatagcctagtttccaagcatgcagaGCTCTGCTCTTGCTTCAACCTTGTCTCTGCACATGACGAAGATCGCCAcataatgagtgaggaatcacatgTATTTCTGTAACTGTCCAACGCCCGTGACAGACCGCCCAGGGTCTCGATTATACCCTATGGAGTATTACACTCTGTTAtacacatcaacctcgccgtcaacccaatgcgacgtgttcctattaaccctcaagtctagggttcaatcccttacttggcagagtacgaggggtcgcaaatatacgtgacatagcctacggtgtagtttcattacactcacagtcaatcaaactcaatacaaacacgaagtaaacaattaaatccaggccgcatgcgtgctctacattatgcagacagattcccttcccaacataagggtactctatcattaataacccataattacaagcagatatcgtctgatgccgggcactaagaaacattgatttaagctcgtacttaagcttccctacgactatgtgtacagcaacactatcatttaaactaccttaatccttgctttctataaaaataaaataaaaatgtatatgccttaccctaaaatatataaagaaaatacctcaataaatggcctaatgggccgtaatcatattccctactatatttacaaattaatcaccgtatttctgcataacaaccccccaaccctacacatatatattaattattgttcacttatctatcatcttggagacctcttccttaccgtccgggttgactgcggatgcttaagcagtcatggcggcagcgttgtcccagatcgatcccttaggtcccgtcttccagtgtaccatgttcatgatgtccttttccgcctgggtagcccgttggtcgtcttcttggggtcgtggacggcagttcgtaacaccagtctcctgcacacctcaccgctcttcactaaaatgaaatactcagtttattcacagcacagcacctcccgatctatttattccctttgacatgggaatcagtactggatatctggaatctTGAAACTGACTCtactattcctgctccactaatctagtcttctacctctgaccggaataataccaactatcctagcttattgttattggtatactttcgcccgtcgccactcctctctcatcgcctcatactgaaagtctacacaggtagcactctttgcgtcacatacttaaacactcgcggtctcaccgcacacgtctacatattgtcattcccttaaattgctaccgggaattttacaaatctagaagctactgaatcaaattatcgccacaacacttattagtcacaatctttgtcttagacaaaggtttctggcgcgaatatcagcagaaacgcgacacgcacggacagcgatcttatcatggactgaatacctcc is a genomic window containing:
- the LOC136874751 gene encoding putative gamma-glutamylcyclotransferase CG2811 isoform X3, with translation MTVHKVFVYGTLKCGEPNHHWLTDKSKGIAKYFCKAETVKNYPLVIGTKYNIPFLLDSPGCGNNVIGEVYEVDQPMLEQLDILEDHPNFYVRRIEDVRVMDNKEGLVINCWIYFLQNFKPGMLKQELFKEYSSSGPHGLKYLERYLRDPSFNIIQEVRSD
- the LOC136874751 gene encoding putative gamma-glutamylcyclotransferase CG2811 isoform X4, with product MTVHKVFVYGTLKCGEPNHHWLTDKSKGIAKYFCKAETVKNYPLVIGTKYNIPFLLDSPGCGNNVIGEVYEVDQPMLEQLDILEDHPNFYVRRIEDVRVMDNKEGLVINCWIYFLQNFKPGMLKQELFKEYSSSGPHGLKYLESNNESSIDDL